A genome region from Aurantiacibacter sp. MUD61 includes the following:
- a CDS encoding DUF2849 domain-containing protein: protein MKILTGNDLKTGAVVWWDGQGWSLHIADAADAGDEAEAIMAREESARRVNAPYAIAAEQTEDGPRPAHIKDRVRALGPTVRQDLGYKAAEQRGWDWVI, encoded by the coding sequence ATGAAAATCCTTACCGGAAACGACCTGAAAACTGGCGCTGTCGTGTGGTGGGATGGCCAGGGATGGTCACTCCACATTGCCGATGCAGCGGATGCAGGCGACGAGGCAGAGGCGATCATGGCGCGTGAGGAATCCGCCCGCCGCGTGAACGCACCCTACGCCATTGCCGCCGAGCAAACCGAAGACGGCCCTCGCCCCGCACACATAAAGGACCGCGTTCGCGCACTCGGCCCGACCGTGCGGCAAGACCTCGGATACAAAGCCGCCGAGCAGCGCGGCTGGGATTGGGTGATCTGA
- the queF gene encoding preQ(1) synthase has translation MTDTTDASPSGQPQFLGQQSPLPASPDEAKLDYVPNPRAGELYLVRFAAPEFTSLCPVTSAPDFAHLVIDYAPGETIVESKSLKLFLGSFRNHNGFHEDVTVGIGKRLFTEMQPKWLRIGGYWYPRGGIPIDVFWQSGAPPEGLWLPDQGVAPYRGRG, from the coding sequence ATGACTGATACAACAGATGCCAGCCCGTCCGGTCAGCCGCAATTCCTTGGCCAGCAGAGCCCGCTTCCAGCCAGTCCGGATGAGGCGAAACTCGATTATGTGCCCAATCCGCGTGCCGGAGAGCTCTATCTCGTGCGCTTTGCCGCGCCTGAATTCACTTCGCTCTGCCCGGTCACCAGCGCGCCCGATTTCGCCCATCTCGTCATCGATTATGCTCCGGGCGAGACGATCGTGGAATCGAAAAGTCTGAAGCTGTTTCTCGGATCGTTCCGCAATCACAATGGCTTCCACGAAGATGTCACCGTGGGCATCGGCAAGCGGCTGTTTACCGAAATGCAGCCCAAATGGCTACGCATCGGCGGCTATTGGTATCCGCGCGGCGGCATACCGATCGACGTGTTCTGGCAATCGGGCGCGCCGCCGGAAGGCCTTTGGCTGCCGGATCAGGGCGTTGCTCCCTATCGCGGACGGGGCTGA
- a CDS encoding sulfurtransferase, with protein MQSLVSTQWLAEELGAADLIVLDASAHLPSAQRDAGHEFAEAHIPGARFLALKSLTNPDDPVPSAPPTRAQFDARMSALGVSPDTRVVLYDNSALRSSARAWFLLRLFGLQNIAILDGGLSKWIAEDRAVESGESHCRATEHRSTGGEGLIRMKAEMLANIDTQVEQVVDARGAARFTGEEGDFRSGVASGHIPGSRNLPFGAVLNSDGTFKNAAEIRAAFAEAGIDIDKPIATTCGSGITASVLLFALHLIGKDAALYDGSWSDWGSDPDMPVETGPAV; from the coding sequence ATGCAATCGCTCGTATCCACCCAATGGCTTGCCGAAGAGCTTGGCGCAGCTGACCTGATCGTGCTCGATGCCTCGGCGCACCTGCCCTCAGCGCAGCGAGATGCGGGACACGAATTTGCAGAGGCGCATATTCCCGGCGCACGCTTCCTCGCGCTGAAATCGTTAACCAATCCGGACGATCCCGTGCCGTCGGCCCCGCCCACACGTGCGCAATTCGATGCGCGTATGTCGGCACTCGGTGTATCTCCGGACACACGCGTCGTCCTTTACGACAACAGCGCCCTTCGCAGCTCTGCGCGGGCGTGGTTTCTGCTCCGACTGTTCGGCCTTCAGAACATCGCGATCCTGGATGGCGGGCTGTCAAAATGGATTGCAGAAGATCGCGCAGTCGAAAGCGGCGAAAGTCATTGCAGAGCGACCGAGCATCGTAGCACAGGCGGCGAAGGTCTTATCCGCATGAAGGCAGAAATGCTCGCCAATATCGACACGCAGGTAGAGCAAGTCGTCGATGCGCGCGGAGCCGCTCGCTTCACCGGCGAAGAGGGTGACTTCCGGTCGGGCGTTGCGAGCGGTCATATTCCCGGTTCGCGGAACCTGCCCTTTGGCGCGGTGCTCAACTCGGATGGGACCTTCAAAAACGCGGCGGAAATTCGCGCGGCCTTTGCCGAAGCCGGGATCGATATCGACAAGCCGATCGCCACCACCTGCGGCAGCGGCATCACGGCATCTGTCTTGCTGTTCGCCCTGCATTTGATCGGCAAGGACGCCGCGCTTTATGACGGCAGCTGGAGCGATTGGGGCAGCGATCCCGATATGCCTGTGGAGACCGGACCAGCAGTATGA
- the cobA gene encoding uroporphyrinogen-III C-methyltransferase translates to MQNGTIFLVGAGPGDPDLLTLRAARLIESASLIVHDGLVDPAILAMAPPDARLVSVAKQRSKHTLPQEEINALLVREAKAGRDVVRLKGGDPFVFGRGGEEMEDAHAAGVRVEVVPGISAANGAAAASGIPLTHRDSASIVSFVAGQCKGLSDQDWSGLAGVGRTLVIYMGVKTAPLIAEKLMADGLAPDMPVAIVENACRAEMRVLRGPLAALPDLVEAEAVQSPALIIIGEVTARPNAAIAATVQEFAA, encoded by the coding sequence ATGCAAAACGGCACAATCTTCCTTGTCGGCGCTGGCCCCGGCGATCCTGACCTTCTGACCTTGCGCGCCGCGCGGCTGATCGAAAGCGCTTCGCTGATCGTTCACGACGGGCTTGTCGATCCCGCGATACTCGCCATGGCACCGCCCGATGCGCGCCTGGTCTCCGTTGCCAAGCAGCGATCGAAGCACACTCTCCCGCAGGAGGAGATCAACGCCCTGCTGGTCCGCGAGGCGAAGGCCGGGCGCGATGTCGTGCGGCTGAAAGGCGGCGATCCCTTCGTCTTCGGGCGCGGCGGCGAGGAAATGGAAGATGCGCATGCTGCCGGTGTGCGGGTGGAAGTCGTCCCCGGCATTTCAGCAGCCAATGGCGCTGCGGCCGCATCCGGCATCCCGCTCACACACCGTGACAGCGCGAGTATCGTGAGTTTCGTAGCTGGCCAGTGCAAGGGGCTTTCCGATCAGGATTGGTCGGGCCTTGCGGGTGTTGGCCGCACACTGGTGATTTATATGGGCGTCAAAACCGCACCGCTGATTGCCGAGAAGCTGATGGCCGATGGCCTTGCGCCCGATATGCCCGTGGCCATCGTCGAGAATGCCTGCCGTGCGGAAATGCGCGTGTTGCGCGGCCCCCTCGCGGCCTTGCCCGATCTGGTTGAAGCCGAAGCGGTGCAGAGCCCCGCGCTCATCATCATCGGTGAAGTGACCGCGCGACCCAATGCCGCCATCGCTGCAACCGTGCAGGAGTTTGCCGCATGA
- a CDS encoding UDP-glucose dehydrogenase family protein, whose translation MRIVMIGTGYVGLVSGACFADFGHTVTCVDKDQSKIDALLNGEIPIFEPGLDELVANNVAAGRLSFTLDIAEVLPEADAVFIAVGTPTRRGDGHADLSYVYAAAEEMAPLLRDGAVVVDKSTVPVGTGDEVESIIAKTAPDLKFSVASNPEFLREGAAIDDFAKPDRIVVGVNDDHAKEVMEAIYRPLTSNGALLIVMNRRAAELTKYAANAFLATKISFINEMADLCEKVGADVRDVAHGIGTDSRIGGRFLMPGPGYGGSCFPKDTLALLKTAEQFDAQQAIVEAVVKSNDDRKAAMGGKVIGALSGDAKGKTVAVLGLTFKADTDDMRDSPAIDIVRALTSAGATVRAYDPEGMEQAQKIDGLGADDITYCEDAYSAMEGADALVIITEWKPFRALDLTRVKELMAAPVMVDLRNLYSRKDVEANGFTYVAVGR comes from the coding sequence ATGCGTATCGTAATGATTGGCACTGGATATGTCGGACTGGTTTCTGGCGCCTGTTTCGCCGATTTCGGCCACACGGTGACCTGTGTCGACAAGGACCAGTCCAAGATCGACGCGCTGCTGAACGGCGAAATTCCGATTTTCGAGCCGGGTCTTGATGAGCTGGTCGCTAATAATGTTGCTGCCGGACGTTTGTCCTTCACGCTCGATATTGCCGAAGTCCTGCCGGAGGCTGACGCGGTCTTCATCGCAGTAGGCACGCCGACCCGCCGCGGCGATGGCCATGCAGACCTTTCCTATGTCTACGCGGCAGCCGAAGAAATGGCTCCGCTGCTGCGCGATGGCGCGGTGGTGGTCGATAAGTCGACGGTGCCGGTGGGAACCGGCGACGAAGTGGAAAGCATCATCGCCAAGACCGCGCCGGACCTTAAGTTCTCCGTCGCCTCGAACCCCGAATTCCTGCGCGAAGGTGCGGCGATTGACGATTTTGCCAAGCCGGATCGCATCGTTGTCGGCGTGAACGATGACCATGCGAAAGAGGTGATGGAAGCGATCTACCGCCCGCTCACCAGCAATGGCGCTTTGCTCATCGTGATGAACCGCCGCGCGGCTGAGCTGACCAAGTATGCCGCGAACGCTTTCCTCGCGACCAAGATCAGCTTCATCAACGAAATGGCTGACTTATGTGAGAAAGTTGGCGCGGATGTGCGCGATGTGGCGCACGGTATCGGCACCGACAGCCGCATTGGCGGACGCTTCCTGATGCCGGGCCCCGGCTATGGCGGCTCGTGCTTCCCCAAGGATACGCTCGCGCTGCTGAAGACGGCCGAGCAGTTCGACGCTCAGCAGGCGATCGTTGAAGCGGTCGTCAAATCCAACGATGATCGCAAGGCGGCGATGGGCGGCAAGGTGATCGGCGCGCTTTCGGGCGATGCCAAGGGCAAGACCGTCGCCGTGCTCGGCCTGACGTTCAAGGCAGACACCGATGACATGCGCGATTCGCCCGCGATCGACATCGTCCGCGCGCTTACTTCTGCGGGTGCGACCGTACGAGCCTACGATCCGGAAGGCATGGAGCAAGCGCAGAAGATTGACGGGCTTGGCGCCGATGACATCACCTATTGCGAGGACGCTTATTCCGCCATGGAAGGCGCAGATGCGCTGGTGATCATCACCGAATGGAAGCCGTTCCGCGCGCTCGACCTGACCAGGGTCAAGGAGCTGATGGCAGCGCCCGTTATGGTCGATCTGCGCAACCTCTACAGCCGCAAGGATGTCGAGGCGAACGGCTTCACCTATGTGGCGGTTGGCCGCTAA
- a CDS encoding nitrite/sulfite reductase — MYQYDKYDEAMVDTRVEEFRDQCRRRLEGKLTEDQFKPLRLMNGLYLQLHAYMLRVAIPYGTLNGRQMHALADIADKYDKGYGHFTTRQNIQYNWIKLEDAGDILADLAKVEMHAIQTSGNCIRNISSDHFAGAAADEVVDPRPYAELLRQWSSFHPEFSYLPRKFKIAVIASEKDRAAMRLHDIGINIVRNDAGELGAAFYVGGGMGRTPMIAPLIRDFVPLDQMVTYAEACLRVYNRHGRRDNKYKARIKILVHEMGAEEYARQVEEEFAHLQDQGVEPPLAELDRIKGYFELPTQLRHPRAGGDPATFAARIEEKLDSRLRGNDEFAKWVRRNLNPHHQSDYCSAVISLKPVGGIPGDATAEQMHLMAELAKEYSFDECRVMHTQNIVLPHVEIARLHELWEKLEAAGIGTPNLDQIDDIIACPGLDYCSLANARSIPIAQKISERFAASGKGDALGELKLKISGCINACGHHHAGHIGILGVDRKGVENYQLLLGGSEAEDVSLAKITGPGFDEAGIVDAVEKVADTYLAQRQEGERFLDTYRRVGMDTFKEALYA; from the coding sequence ATGTACCAGTATGACAAATACGACGAGGCGATGGTGGACACCCGTGTCGAGGAATTCCGCGACCAGTGCCGCCGGCGTCTCGAAGGCAAGCTGACCGAGGACCAGTTCAAGCCGCTCCGGCTAATGAACGGGCTCTACCTCCAGCTTCACGCCTATATGCTGCGCGTCGCCATTCCCTATGGCACGCTCAACGGCCGCCAGATGCATGCGCTGGCAGACATCGCCGACAAATACGACAAGGGCTACGGCCACTTCACCACTCGGCAGAACATCCAGTACAACTGGATCAAGCTGGAAGATGCAGGCGACATTCTGGCGGACCTCGCGAAGGTCGAAATGCACGCGATCCAGACGAGCGGGAATTGCATTCGCAATATCTCGTCAGACCATTTTGCTGGCGCTGCCGCTGATGAAGTCGTCGATCCAAGGCCTTATGCCGAATTGCTGAGACAATGGTCGAGCTTCCATCCGGAGTTTTCGTACCTGCCGCGCAAGTTCAAGATCGCCGTAATCGCTTCCGAGAAAGACCGCGCGGCCATGCGGCTTCACGACATCGGCATCAATATCGTTCGCAATGATGCGGGTGAGCTCGGCGCTGCATTCTATGTCGGTGGCGGCATGGGCCGCACCCCGATGATCGCCCCGCTGATCCGCGACTTCGTGCCGCTGGACCAGATGGTGACCTATGCCGAGGCCTGCCTTCGCGTCTACAATCGCCACGGGCGGCGCGACAACAAGTACAAGGCGCGTATCAAGATCCTCGTCCATGAAATGGGCGCGGAGGAATACGCCCGGCAGGTAGAAGAAGAATTCGCCCACTTGCAGGATCAGGGCGTCGAACCACCGCTTGCAGAACTGGACCGGATCAAGGGCTACTTCGAATTACCCACCCAACTTCGTCATCCCCGCGCAGGCGGGGATCCAGCTACATTTGCAGCGCGGATCGAAGAAAAGCTGGATTCCCGCCTGCGCGGGAATGACGAGTTCGCAAAATGGGTACGGCGTAATCTCAATCCCCACCATCAATCTGATTACTGCTCAGCCGTCATCAGCCTGAAGCCCGTCGGTGGCATTCCCGGCGATGCAACCGCAGAGCAGATGCATCTGATGGCCGAGCTCGCCAAGGAGTACTCTTTCGACGAATGCCGCGTCATGCACACTCAGAATATCGTGCTTCCGCATGTCGAAATCGCGCGATTGCATGAGCTGTGGGAGAAGCTGGAAGCTGCGGGAATCGGCACGCCCAATCTGGACCAGATCGACGATATCATCGCCTGCCCCGGGCTCGATTATTGCTCGCTCGCCAATGCCCGCTCGATCCCGATCGCACAGAAGATTTCGGAGCGCTTTGCAGCGTCCGGCAAGGGCGATGCTCTAGGCGAATTGAAGCTCAAGATTTCGGGCTGCATCAATGCCTGCGGGCACCACCATGCAGGCCACATCGGCATCCTCGGTGTCGACCGCAAAGGCGTCGAGAATTACCAGCTGCTGCTCGGCGGCAGCGAGGCGGAAGATGTCTCCCTCGCCAAGATCACCGGTCCCGGTTTCGACGAAGCTGGCATTGTCGACGCGGTGGAGAAGGTGGCGGACACCTACCTCGCCCAGCGGCAGGAGGGCGAACGCTTCCTCGACACCTATCGCCGGGTCGGCATGGATACATTCAAGGAGGCGCTTTATGCCTGA
- a CDS encoding replication-associated recombination protein A — protein sequence MADLFGDDAPPGDGPDEAAEDAPLADRLRPRSLAEVIGQDHVTGPEGAIGRMIAAGRLSSLILWGPPGTGKTSIARLLAAEVGMRYEAVSAVFSGVADLKKAFAAAERAKKAGQRTLLFVDEIHRFNRAQQDGFLPFVERGVVTLVGATTENPSFELNAALLSRAQVLILHRLDAEALGKLLGRAEELEGPLPLTDEARDALVASADGDGRFLLNQAETLYNAAIDQPLDPAALGQFLQRRVAVYDKDREGHYNLISALHKAVRGSDPQASLYYMARMLVAGEEPLFLARRLIRMAVEDIGMADPAALTQCVAARDAYQFLGSPEGELALVQACIYLATAPKSNAVYKAQKAAWRSAKETGSLMPPMNIVNAPTKLMKDAGYGKGYSYDHDADEGFSGDNYWPDEMEPQEFYQPVQRGFERKIQERLDYWAKLRGERGG from the coding sequence ATGGCTGACCTGTTTGGCGATGATGCTCCCCCCGGCGATGGTCCAGACGAAGCGGCAGAAGATGCGCCGCTCGCCGATCGGCTGCGCCCGCGCTCCTTGGCGGAGGTTATCGGGCAAGATCACGTTACCGGCCCCGAAGGTGCGATCGGCCGGATGATCGCCGCTGGCCGCCTCTCCAGCCTGATCCTGTGGGGGCCGCCGGGGACAGGCAAAACCAGCATCGCTCGCCTTCTCGCTGCGGAAGTCGGCATGCGATATGAAGCGGTGAGCGCTGTTTTCTCCGGCGTCGCCGATCTCAAGAAAGCCTTTGCCGCAGCCGAGAGAGCCAAGAAGGCAGGGCAGCGTACGCTTCTCTTCGTGGACGAGATCCACCGCTTCAATCGCGCACAGCAGGATGGCTTTCTGCCTTTCGTTGAGCGGGGCGTGGTCACGCTGGTCGGCGCGACCACGGAGAACCCCAGTTTCGAGCTCAATGCTGCTTTGCTCAGCCGCGCGCAGGTCCTGATCCTGCACCGCCTCGATGCAGAGGCCTTGGGCAAATTGCTGGGCAGGGCTGAAGAGCTGGAAGGTCCCCTCCCCCTGACGGATGAAGCGCGGGACGCCTTGGTTGCGAGCGCCGATGGCGATGGTCGCTTCCTGCTCAACCAGGCAGAAACGCTTTACAATGCAGCGATCGACCAGCCGCTCGATCCCGCAGCGCTCGGCCAGTTCCTGCAGCGCCGTGTCGCTGTTTACGACAAGGATCGGGAGGGCCATTACAACCTGATCTCCGCCCTGCACAAAGCGGTGCGCGGGTCGGATCCGCAGGCATCGCTTTATTACATGGCGAGGATGCTGGTGGCGGGAGAGGAACCGCTGTTCCTCGCGCGGCGGCTGATCCGCATGGCGGTGGAAGATATCGGCATGGCCGATCCTGCCGCGCTCACCCAATGCGTTGCCGCGCGCGATGCCTATCAGTTTCTCGGCTCGCCTGAGGGTGAACTGGCACTGGTCCAGGCCTGCATCTATCTCGCCACCGCGCCCAAATCGAATGCGGTCTACAAGGCGCAGAAAGCGGCGTGGCGGAGCGCGAAGGAAACCGGCAGCCTGATGCCGCCGATGAACATCGTCAACGCGCCCACGAAGCTGATGAAGGATGCCGGATACGGCAAAGGCTATTCCTACGATCACGATGCGGATGAGGGCTTTTCCGGCGACAATTATTGGCCGGATGAAATGGAGCCGCAGGAGTTCTACCAACCCGTCCAGCGCGGGTTCGAGCGCAAGATACAGGAGCGGCTGGATTATTGGGCAAAGCTGAGGGGCGAGCGTGGCGGTTAG
- the metC gene encoding cystathionine beta-lyase, whose amino-acid sequence MSDKKHKPATRLVEAGRLKEWTTAPGKPGGVVNPPVWRSSTHLYEDVADLAKGRPNADGHFYYGRRGGPTQWALADALTGLEEGADGTELFPSGVAAIAATLLALLKPGDELLLTDNAYEPTRAIAFGMLRRMGIATRTFDPMQPETLAEAISDKSQVVMLESPGSLTMEVCDVPALTAIAREHGVLSVIDNTWASPLGFSALAHGCDVSIMSLTKHIGGHSDLMMGSASAAAPIIERIRLQAQYMGQVVSPDDAALALRGLRTMGLRLEKTTSSALEISKWLESRDEVSAVLCPMLPGAPGHDLWKRDFTGGCGLFSFIFAVADKAARGRFIDALELFGIGFSWGGYESLIIPADPARIRDHHAWPQGVDHGSGLGVRLAIGLEDPSDLIRDLENGFAAMETK is encoded by the coding sequence ATGAGCGACAAGAAGCACAAGCCTGCCACACGCCTTGTCGAGGCCGGTCGGCTGAAAGAATGGACCACCGCGCCCGGCAAGCCCGGCGGCGTGGTCAATCCCCCCGTCTGGCGCAGCAGCACACATCTTTACGAAGATGTGGCGGACCTCGCGAAGGGAAGGCCCAATGCGGACGGCCATTTCTATTACGGGCGTCGCGGCGGGCCGACGCAGTGGGCGCTGGCCGATGCGCTGACCGGCCTTGAAGAGGGTGCGGACGGCACCGAACTCTTCCCAAGCGGCGTTGCGGCGATTGCGGCCACGTTGCTCGCGCTGCTCAAGCCCGGTGACGAGCTTTTGCTGACCGACAACGCCTATGAACCCACCCGTGCGATCGCTTTCGGGATGCTCAGGCGCATGGGGATTGCCACACGCACTTTCGATCCGATGCAGCCCGAGACGCTGGCTGAAGCGATCTCCGACAAGTCGCAAGTCGTGATGCTGGAAAGTCCGGGCAGCCTGACAATGGAAGTCTGCGATGTCCCCGCCCTCACAGCCATTGCCCGCGAGCACGGCGTGCTGAGCGTTATCGACAATACCTGGGCATCGCCATTGGGCTTCAGCGCGCTGGCCCATGGCTGCGATGTGTCGATCATGAGCCTCACGAAGCATATCGGCGGACATTCGGATTTGATGATGGGAAGCGCCTCTGCCGCCGCGCCCATAATCGAGCGCATCCGCTTGCAAGCGCAGTATATGGGACAAGTCGTCTCGCCCGACGATGCTGCATTGGCGTTGCGCGGCTTGCGCACCATGGGTTTACGCCTGGAAAAGACGACCTCAAGTGCACTTGAGATTTCCAAGTGGCTGGAATCACGCGATGAAGTCTCGGCAGTGCTATGCCCCATGCTCCCCGGCGCACCCGGTCACGACCTGTGGAAGCGCGATTTCACCGGCGGCTGCGGCCTCTTCAGTTTCATTTTTGCAGTTGCCGACAAGGCGGCGCGCGGCCGTTTCATCGACGCTCTCGAACTCTTCGGAATTGGCTTCAGCTGGGGCGGCTATGAAAGCCTTATCATCCCGGCCGACCCGGCTCGCATCCGGGACCATCATGCTTGGCCGCAGGGAGTCGATCATGGCAGCGGGCTTGGCGTTCGCCTCGCCATCGGTTTAGAAGACCCATCGGATCTGATCCGTGACCTGGAAAACGGATTTGCCGCCATGGAGACCAAATGA
- a CDS encoding mechanosensitive ion channel family protein, translated as MSAITTPTPTATATADESAPEAVPLLNPETGEPLIDPETGEQMMGVPSQEAVPVLDPETGEPIIDPETGEPLMALPDQSVDAPEPEATDAVSTAADLGDAVSERSETVGGMIDSMQGMALEVGSMRVSLWDVFVVVLVIAVVITIAWMITKGMRGILKRVTRLDESQSVLVEKIATIIIWVAAFLVGIDLLGIDLTALAVFSGAFGLAIGFGLQKTFGNLISGIILLMDKSIKPGDVISVTDNAGTESFGQIRKIGIRAISVVTRDQTEYLIPNENLMINQVVNWSYSSRDVRVKAPVGVSYGSDIELVTELLYKAVDDVPRVLKSPKPRVNLMGFGDSSVDFDVRFWIQDPEEGMANIRSDVYRRIWQLFKENDIEIPFPQRDLNLRTNDQFQQLVEAISQRIEK; from the coding sequence ATGAGCGCGATTACCACGCCTACCCCCACTGCGACTGCCACGGCGGACGAATCTGCACCCGAAGCCGTGCCTTTGCTCAATCCGGAAACGGGTGAGCCGCTGATCGATCCGGAGACCGGCGAGCAGATGATGGGCGTGCCATCGCAAGAAGCAGTGCCGGTACTCGACCCGGAAACGGGCGAACCCATCATCGATCCGGAAACCGGCGAACCGCTGATGGCGCTGCCCGATCAATCCGTCGATGCGCCAGAGCCCGAAGCGACCGATGCCGTTTCCACCGCTGCCGATCTGGGCGATGCAGTCAGCGAGCGCAGCGAAACGGTTGGCGGAATGATCGATTCCATGCAGGGCATGGCGCTCGAAGTCGGCTCCATGCGCGTTTCGCTGTGGGATGTTTTCGTGGTTGTCCTCGTGATCGCCGTGGTGATCACGATTGCATGGATGATAACCAAAGGCATGCGCGGCATATTAAAGCGCGTCACCAGGCTCGACGAATCCCAGAGTGTTCTTGTGGAGAAAATCGCCACCATCATCATCTGGGTGGCCGCATTTCTCGTCGGGATCGACCTGCTGGGAATCGACCTCACCGCGCTGGCGGTGTTCTCCGGTGCTTTCGGTCTCGCCATCGGTTTCGGCCTTCAGAAGACCTTCGGTAACCTCATCTCCGGCATCATCTTGCTGATGGACAAGTCCATCAAGCCGGGGGACGTGATCTCCGTCACCGACAATGCCGGGACGGAAAGCTTTGGCCAGATCCGCAAGATCGGCATCCGCGCCATTTCCGTGGTGACGCGTGACCAGACCGAATACCTCATTCCGAACGAAAACCTGATGATCAATCAGGTGGTCAACTGGTCCTACAGCTCACGCGATGTGCGCGTGAAAGCGCCGGTCGGCGTGTCTTATGGCAGCGATATCGAGCTGGTGACCGAGCTGCTTTACAAGGCCGTCGACGATGTGCCGCGCGTACTCAAATCACCCAAGCCGCGGGTCAATCTGATGGGGTTCGGCGATAGTTCGGTCGACTTCGATGTGCGCTTCTGGATCCAGGATCCGGAGGAAGGCATGGCCAATATCCGCTCGGATGTTTACCGGCGGATCTGGCAGCTGTTCAAGGAGAACGACATCGAAATCCCGTTCCCGCAGCGAGATTTGAACCTGCGTACCAACGACCAGTTCCAGCAGCTGGTGGAAGCCATTTCGCAGCGGATCGAGAAATAG
- a CDS encoding phosphoadenylyl-sulfate reductase translates to MAEPARKLDVIDTAPAFTQADADALNARFDGVETLEMLRTLFAENILGNVAVVSSFGTESAVLLDLVARADPNIPVIFVDTLKMFPETLAYREDLIARFGFSNSQVVTPKVEVLAQKDESGLRWSYDPDGCCEIRKVEPMARAKAGLDSWISGRKAFQSHTRQNIARFEVEDGRLKLNPLGDWVKDDLEAYFAERDLPRHPLEAKGFLSVGCAPCTSPVKPGEDARAGRWRGWDKTECGIHSSDDGESDVSALPPGYEPFL, encoded by the coding sequence ATGGCTGAACCTGCCCGCAAACTGGATGTGATCGACACGGCGCCTGCGTTTACGCAGGCCGATGCCGATGCGCTGAATGCGCGTTTCGATGGCGTGGAAACGCTGGAGATGCTGCGCACGCTGTTTGCGGAAAACATCCTTGGCAATGTTGCGGTCGTATCGAGTTTCGGGACCGAAAGCGCCGTCCTGCTCGACCTTGTCGCGCGCGCCGACCCGAACATTCCGGTCATCTTCGTCGATACGCTGAAGATGTTTCCCGAAACGCTCGCCTATCGCGAAGATCTGATCGCGCGTTTCGGCTTCAGCAACAGCCAGGTGGTCACGCCCAAGGTTGAAGTACTGGCGCAGAAGGATGAAAGCGGATTGCGCTGGTCTTACGATCCCGATGGCTGCTGCGAGATTCGCAAGGTGGAGCCGATGGCCCGCGCCAAGGCCGGGCTCGACAGCTGGATTTCGGGCCGCAAGGCTTTTCAGTCGCACACCCGCCAGAACATCGCCCGCTTCGAAGTCGAGGACGGGCGCCTGAAGCTCAACCCGCTGGGCGATTGGGTAAAGGACGATCTCGAAGCCTATTTCGCAGAGCGTGACCTCCCCCGTCACCCGCTGGAAGCGAAAGGCTTCCTCTCGGTCGGCTGCGCGCCCTGCACGTCCCCTGTAAAACCCGGCGAGGACGCCCGCGCCGGTCGCTGGCGCGGCTGGGACAAGACGGAATGCGGCATCCATTCGTCCGATGACGGCGAAAGCGATGTGAGCGCCCTGCCCCCGGGCTATGAGCCGTTCCTCTAG
- a CDS encoding DUF934 domain-containing protein — MPDTDLGTGLDAVQFRFRDDEASDGAQVTVDAFLEQSDASAVRIEPGDDARELLPHLARIRLIEVNFPTFADGRGYSAARLLREHGYTGELRAVGDVLVDQLAYMRRCGFDAFAPDKALDEEDAHTAFSRWEHVYQPTVDDAVPIWKLRHG; from the coding sequence ATGCCTGATACGGACCTCGGAACCGGTCTTGATGCCGTGCAATTCCGCTTCCGCGACGATGAGGCGAGCGATGGCGCGCAGGTGACTGTCGATGCTTTCCTCGAGCAATCCGATGCGAGTGCCGTGCGGATCGAGCCGGGCGACGACGCGCGTGAATTGCTCCCGCATCTGGCGCGTATCCGGCTGATCGAAGTCAATTTCCCGACTTTCGCCGATGGCCGTGGTTATTCGGCAGCCCGGCTGCTGCGCGAGCACGGCTACACCGGAGAGCTGCGCGCGGTAGGTGATGTGCTGGTGGACCAGCTCGCCTACATGCGCCGGTGCGGCTTCGATGCCTTTGCCCCGGACAAAGCGCTGGATGAGGAGGACGCGCACACGGCCTTCTCGCGCTGGGAGCATGTCTACCAGCCGACCGTCGACGATGCGGTGCCGATCTGGAAGCTGCGGCATGGCTGA